Proteins encoded in a region of the Sugiyamaella lignohabitans strain CBS 10342 chromosome B, complete sequence genome:
- a CDS encoding cycloisomerase 2 family: protein MKLIIGTFGNDVYLADFDRTSGILTHAGKSSFGSAATWILDSHQKGLLYATDETTIYSGSGAYETSVGAVIAFKVDFSNEKLPLTKTQSVLSKGKDPTHLFVTSGSENNLLFVANYNGGTVASYNIDATGLISAESSSVIDLSKDSSFQVGPRKDRQEWSHPHWIGQPPLCKNNIIYLTDLGQDKIFQYEISNGILKPLEVPFLSAAKGAGPRHIAFHTTQPLAYVLNELDSTLSVYEYDVHTGQLKTEIQKEPTVSSNILHKTNPSAIRVDRENRFVYITNRDISSDKSGNDSITVFKIITTGVTHVQNISSGGYFPRHGDLSPDEKWYIVGNQGNDRVDVFSRQYDTGLLEWRSTLKGIEKPAYIYFHQE from the coding sequence ATGAAGTTGATTATTGGAACATTTGGTAATGATGTGTATCTTGCTGACTTTGACCGTACATCGGGGATATTGACTCACGCTGGTAAAAGCTCGTTCGGTTCGGCTGCAACTTGGATATTGGACAGTCACCAAAAAGGCTTACTATATGCCACTGACGAAACAACTATATACAGTGGCTCGGGGGCCTATGAAACAAGTGTCGGGGCAGTAATTGCTTTCAAAGTTGATTTCAGCAATGAAAAGTTGCCGTTGACCAAAACTCAAAGTGTACTGTCAAAGGGAAAAGACCCCACACACCTGTTCGTCACCTCCGGTTCAGAGAACAATTTACTTTTTGTAGCCAATTACAATGGAGGCACGGTAGCCAGTTATAACATTGATGCTACCGGGCTAATCTCCGCAGAAAGTAGCTCTGTGATTGACTTGAGTAAAGACTCGAGCTTTCAGGTAGGACCCAGAAAGGATCGTCAGGAATGGAGTCATCCTCACTGGATAGGTCAACCGCCGTTGTGCAAGAATAATATAATTTACTTGACAGATCTTGGTCAGGATAAAATCTTTCAGTACGAGATATCAAATGGCATATTGAAACCTTTAGAAGTGCCATTTCTTTCGGCTGCCAAGGGAGCTGGTCCTAGACATATTGCATTTCATACCACCCAGCCCTTGGCATACGTTTTGAATGAACTGGATTCCACATTATCTGTTTATGAGTATGACGTTCACACTGGTCAGTTGAAGACTGAAATTCAGAAGGAGCCTACTGTGTCATCGAATATACTCCACAAAACAAACCCGAGCGCAATTCGGGTCGATAGAGAGAATCGATTTGTTTATATCACAAATCGTGATATATCCAGTGACAAGTCAGGAAATGACTCAATAACTGTGTTCAAGATTATTACAACCGGTGTGACCCATGTCCAAAATATATCAAGCGGTGGTTATTTCCCTAGACATGGTGATTTGTCTCCAGATGAGAAGTGGTATATAGTCGGAAATCAAGGAAATGACCGAGTGGATGTGTTTTCACGACAATATGATACAGGCCTTTTAGAGTGGAGATCTACTTTAAAAGGGATTGAGAAGCCGgcttatatatatttccaCCAAGAATAA
- the CDC1 gene encoding putative lipid phosphatase CDC1 (Putative lipid phosphatase of the endoplasmic reticulum; shows Mn2+ dependence and may affect Ca2+ signaling; mutants display actin and general growth defects and pleiotropic defects in cell cycle progression and organelle distribution; GO_component: GO:0005783 - endoplasmic reticulum [Evidence IDA] [PMID 18332110]; GO_component: GO:0016021 - integral component of membrane [Evidence IEA]; GO_component: GO:0016021 - integral component of membrane [Evidence ISM] [PMID 12192589]; GO_component: GO:0016021 - integral component of membrane [Evidence ISM] [PMID 12524434]; GO_component: GO:0016020 - membrane [Evidence IEA,IEA]; GO_function: GO:0016787 - hydrolase activity [Evidence IEA,IEA]; GO_function: GO:0046872 - metal ion binding [Evidence IEA]; GO_function: GO:0003674 - molecular_function [Evidence ND]; GO_process: GO:0006281 - DNA repair [Evidence IMP] [PMID 7969142]; GO_process: GO:0030036 - actin cytoskeleton organization [Evidence IMP] [PMID 11285273]; GO_process: GO:0007049 - cell cycle [Evidence IEA]; GO_process: GO:0051301 - cell division [Evidence IEA]; GO_process: GO:0030026 - cellular manganese ion homeostasis [Evidence IGI,IMP] [PMID 9560393]; GO_process: GO:0016311 - dephosphorylation [Evidence IMP] [PMID 18332110]): MSSLKSAYRRGGNPYLDTVDTTEDIDLAADSGTGSQFLPRRNKTVKARIQALIRGIYYLDPDMIRDQARVTSLWAKGTYQSNLTKPTYLHALLLSWVLLLWYGERHYPYSAIKSKCHWHAHTSGSHPSRVALIADPQLIDDNTYPTRPKTLLAITKYIVDSYLRRNWVNINKILDPHANIFLGDLFDGGREWSDSVWREEYDRWNRIFTRPPYKRTVMSLPGNHDIGYGDTLVPHALNRFQAYFGETSSTVDVGEYTFVLLDTISMLNTVNSSIYGPPTEFLKNLDKNLPADKPRILLTHIPLYRSPDSKCGKHRESSKGALPYVYGYQYQTLVTPKVSNDVLTAVKPIAVFSGDDHDACHVQHKFYDARYDPQNPSYNHKLATWYPAEPTEEGSTLDAAAGSRIVDEYTVKSISMAMGIDYPGIQLVTLGPTGYESDPSHFHTSICLMPSPFWAFTLYGLFAIITLGVVLLYNLFPARIPRRFMFLNKAASSSVLDVSLPTHSGEEKPRLPINRPLRKSWSSLAFDLILTAGLVISLFLYLNRALFD, from the coding sequence ATGTCTAGCTTAAAATCAGCATATAGGAGGGGAGGGAATCCCTACCTAGACACTGTCGATACAACTGAGGACATTGATTTGGCAGCTGATTCAGGAACTGGCTCTCAATTTTTaccaagaagaaacaagacAGTAAAAGCTAGAATTCAAGCGCTTATAAGAGgaatatattatttggatCCAGATATGATTCGAGACCAAGCAAGAGTGACGAGTCTGTGGGCAAAGGGGACGTATCAATCCAACCTCACTAAGCCTACATACCTCCATGCTTTGCTGTTATCATGGGTTTTACTTTTATGGTACGGAGAACGTCACTACCCGTATAGTGCAATTAAAAGCAAGTGCCACTGGCATGCTCATACTTCAGGTTCGCATCCTTCTCGCGTAGCACTGATTGCTGATCCGCAATTGATTGATGATAATACCTATCCTACTAGACCCAAAACACTTCTGGCTATtacaaaatatattgtGGACAGCTACTTAAGGCGAAATTGGgtgaatataaataagatttTGGACCCTCATGCTAATATTTTCTTAGGTGATCTGTTTGATGGTGGGAGAGAGTGGTCTGACTCAGTTTGGAGAGAGGAGTATGATAGATGGAATAGAATCTTCACTCGCCCTCCATACAAGCGCACGGTAATGAGTCTACCAGGGAATCATGATATAGGGTATGGCGATACGTTAGTACCACATGCATTAAACAGATTCCAAGCATATTTCGGTGAAACCTCGTCAACTGTAGATGTTGGAGAATACACATTTGTTCTACTGGACACGATTTCTATGTTGAATACCGttaatagcagcatctATGGACCACCGACCGAGTTTCTTAAAAATCTTGATAAAAATTTGCCGGCTGATAAACCACGGATTCTACTCACTCACATACCCCTGTACAGATCGCCAGACAGTAAGTGCGGTAAACATAGAGAATCGTCGAAGGGTGCCCTTCCTTATGTCTACGGATATCAATACCAAACCTTGGTCACACCTAAAGTTAGCAACGACGTTTTAACTGCCGTCAAACCGATTGCTGTATTTTCTGGAGATGACCACGATGCTTGCCATGTTCAACACAAGTTTTATGATGCACGATATGATCCTCAAAATCCCTCGTATAATCATAAGCTGGCCACTTGGTACCCCGCCGAGCCTACTGAAGAAGGCTCTACTTTAGATGCTGCGGCAGGTTCCCGCATTGTCGATGAATATACAGTCAAATCTATTTCGATGGCTATGGGAATTGATTACCCTGGTATTCAGTTAGTTACACTTGGTCCCACTGGTTATGAATCGGATCCTTCACATTTTCACACCTCTATTTGTCTGATGCCATCGCCATTCTGGGCCTTTACACTATATGGCTTGTTTGCTATCATTACGTTGGGAGTAGTCCTCTTGTATAACTTGTTTCCGGCTCGTATTCCTCGCAGATTTATGTTTCTAAATAAAgcagcctcttcatctgTTCTTGATGTTTCTCTGCCGACTCATTCAGGTGAAGAAAAACCACGTTTACCAATCAACAGACCGCTGCGTAAGTCATGGTCTTCTCTTGCATTTGATCTCATTCTGACTGCAGGACTTGTGATTTCTCTATTTCTCTATCTCAATCGTGCATTGTTTGATTAG
- the SEC10 gene encoding Sec10p (Essential 100kDa subunit of the exocyst complex; the exocyst mediates polarized targeting and tethering of post-Golgi secretory vesicles to active sites of exocytosis at the plasma membrane prior to SNARE-mediated fusion; GO_component: GO:0005737 - cytoplasm [Evidence IEA]; GO_component: GO:0000145 - exocyst [Evidence IDA] [PMID 8978675]; GO_component: GO:0043332 - mating projection tip [Evidence IDA] [PMID 19053807]; GO_function: GO:0003674 - molecular_function [Evidence ND]; GO_process: GO:0006893 - Golgi to plasma membrane transport [Evidence IGI,IMP] [PMID 7026045]; GO_process: GO:0006887 - exocytosis [Evidence IEA,IEA]; GO_process: GO:0006887 - exocytosis [Evidence IMP] [PMID 6996832]; GO_process: GO:0015031 - protein transport [Evidence IEA]; GO_process: GO:0006810 - transport [Evidence IEA]; GO_process: GO:0048278 - vesicle docking [Evidence IEA]; GO_process: GO:0090522 - vesicle tethering involved in exocytosis [Evidence IC] [PMID 8978675]): MSLYGLDEDIEKLLNPETFQEGFSAKDFIEKLSENILNSTDEFVVDGARALDPKPYIRNFEAVLNELRRLEVSAGTEERNAAQDMYQIEISHSKSMVNLGGLINSTMSEFSGLEELVNDIVSATSSLTDKLEVLSGQYEQTVSSTFLIKTYLSFVRKGNSSDLSRLWEGGLPADRRKCVSVVRQLQGLSRRIGNSDDKLIKPHEEIDKFAESIETDLLQEFDNAYISADMAAMRESASILTDFNGGGSVVQVFVNQHDFFIVQEKLVDTSRMNDDAMWVKMKDPQSDTIEFETLVQELMDEIKNGVASETEIITRVFPNPVMVFKVFLQRIFAQRIQQQLEAYFQVAENISTLAYVRVLHISYNRVGALVKAFKEWFNQLALDNDGELASLLDQNFADIFLPYIDNGRYFESEKKNLQEIISSALQKFSDAHKHSSNQRDQRLLGRFSTSNDGDQTEISDSINGSPTLGAPEKSHEKGRIGQFMRAVRLERTNSSGNGNNSSTRPNSQPDYNSSRASAEIDIGDLEIRYDNIQLILGAFAESVSRDLELANSNNVKHDAQELVRLLIDTVGHNHIDVALEEALAACSDDQRSNITLKYLKVIPPVNGSIKLIAAFVKNILFSMARGSDSVQAHMVTSLNNYVSSAEETMNAIVSNTIDLIITKINSILNKQKKKDFIPRSDERTDVTTSVCDEVIQLLGGVYGISLESLDGANLELFLREIGFGLREALKMHLKKFSISPSGGLILIR, from the coding sequence ATGAGTTTATATGGGTTGGATGAGGACATTGAGAAGCTCCTCAATCCAGAAACATTTCAAGAAGGCTTCTCGGCTAAAGACTTCATTGAGAAACTGAGCGAGAATATCTTAAATTCTACAGATGAGTTTGTGGTAGATGGAGCGCGAGCATTGGACCCTAAGCCGTATATCCGTAATTTCGAGGCTGTTCTAAATGAACTTCGCCGGCTCGAAGTATCGGCAGGAACTGAGGAACGAAATGCCGCCCAGGATATGTACCAGATTGAAATATCCCATAGTAAAAGCATGGTTAATCTGGGCGGCTTGATAAATAGCACTATGTCAGAATTCAGCGGGTTGGAGGAGCTTGTCAATGACATagtatcagcaacatcTTCATTAACCGACAAACTCGAAGTTCTATCAGGACAATACGAACAAACGGTATCGTCGACATTTCTAATAAAAACATATTTGTCATTTGTCAGGAAAGGAAACTCATCAGATCTTAGTAGGTTGTGGGAAGGTGGCTTACCGGCTGACAGGAGGAAATGTGTTAGTGTTGTGAGACAGCTTCAAGGATTGAGCCGGCGCATTGGCAATTCCGACGATAAGTTAATAAAGCCACACGAAGAGATTGATAAATTCGCTGAGAGCATAGAAACAGACTTACTGCAGGAATTTGATAATGCATATATATCGGCCGACATGGCCGCAATGAGAGAATCTGCCAGCATTTTaactgatttcaatggAGGTGGAAGTGTTGTTCAAGTATTTGTCAATCAACATGACTTTTTCATAGTACAAGAAAAGCTTGTCGATACTTCGAGAATGAATGATGATGCCATGTGGGTAAAAATGAAAGATCCACAAAGTGATACTATAGAATTTGAAACGTTAGTACAGGAACTGATGGATGAGATCAAAAATGGGGTTGCATCCGAGACAGAAATCATCACGAGAGTGTTTCCCAATCCTGTTATGGTATTCAAAGTTTTCTTACAACGGATATTCGCTCAAAgaatccagcagcagttggaGGCGTATTTTCAAGTGgctgaaaatatatcaacatTAGCATACGTCCGAGTTTTGCATATTTCTTATAATCGTGTCGGTGCATTGGTAAAAGCTTTCAAGGAATGGTTCAATCAGTTAGCACTTGATAACGATGGCGAACTGGCATCATTATTGGACCAAAATTTTGCTGATATCTTTTTGCCATATATCGACAATGGGAGATACTTTGAGtcagagaagaaaaacCTTCAAGAGATTATCAGTTCTGCTTTACAAAAGTTCAGCGATGCTCATAAGCACAGTTCAAACCAGAGAGACCAGAGACTGCTTGGAAGATTCTCGACTTCGAATGATGGGGACCAGACAGAAATCAGTGATTCGATTAACGGGTCACCTACTCTTGGAGCACCTGAGAAATCTCATGAAAAAGGCAGAATTGGTCAGTTTATGAGGGCTGTACGGTTGGAAAGAACCAACTCTAGCGGGAATGGAAATAATAGTTCTACAAGACCCAATAGTCAACCTGATTACAATAGTAGTCGGGCGTCAGCCGAAATTGACATTGGAGATCTTGAGATTCGTTATGATAATATACAACTGATATTGGGCGCTTTTGCCGAGAGTGTGAGCCGTGATCTTGAACTAGCGAATTCCAATAATGTCAAACATGATGCGCAAGAACTCGTTAGATTGCTTATTGATACAGTTGGTCATAATCACATCGACGTTGCCCTGGAAGAAGCTCTGGCAGCTTGTTCTGATGATCAGCGTAGTAACATTacattgaaatatttgaagGTTATACCACCAGTAAATGGTTCAATAAAGTTAATTGCTGCTTTTGTAAAGAACATTTTGTTCTCAATGGCAAGGGGATCAGATTCTGTTCAGGCGCATATGGTTACGAGTCTGAATAATTATGTTTCTAGTGCAGAGGAAACAATGAACGCAATTGTGAGCAATACAATAGACTTGATCAtcaccaaaatcaactcAATTTTgaacaaacaaaagaagaaggattTCATCCCTCGTTCTGACGAGCGCACTGACGTAACTACGAGTGTGTGTGATGAAGTCATACAGCTACTAGGGGGTGTATATGGTATCTCACTGGAATCGTTGGATGGGGCCAATCTCGAGCTTTTCTTGCGTGAGATTGGCTTTGGTCTACGTGAAGCGTTGAAGATGCATCTTAAGAAGTTTTCGATTAGTCCAAGCGGAGGCTTGATATTAATTAGGTGA